One genomic segment of Actinoplanes ianthinogenes includes these proteins:
- a CDS encoding protein kinase domain-containing protein — protein sequence MKLGENIGGYTVVAEPTNSGGGRCVWSFAERGGRDYFIKQFLDPKWPTDESMGSPASKARRRAVCLEFEKRHKEVNRRISGKVAGGGNLVTATAFFREGTTYYKVTDRVAAEAAKDLTELSDRQTLVVLRTLFQSMKLLHRAGIVHGDLKPANVLLQRSSTADLYTAKMIDFDDSYLTGEPPPPDQIVGDQLYGAPEWLRYVKEDPEVAADHLTLASDVFALGLMTHVYLVGELPGYDRGRFGAPSQAVWAGEPLVLSGQLHPKTRDLIARMVSADIAARPAIEEVITVFQDEKVVQIGGDTPAAPPPSRPSPSGATAPAGGRVKINLDGAPRPAVPSPARPADAPPSRVRINFDTK from the coding sequence GTGAAGCTGGGCGAGAACATCGGCGGTTACACCGTCGTGGCGGAGCCGACCAACAGCGGCGGTGGCCGCTGCGTGTGGTCGTTCGCCGAGCGCGGTGGCCGCGACTACTTCATCAAGCAGTTCCTCGACCCGAAGTGGCCGACCGACGAGTCGATGGGCAGCCCGGCCAGCAAGGCTCGCCGGCGCGCGGTCTGCCTGGAGTTCGAGAAACGGCACAAGGAGGTCAACCGCCGGATCAGCGGCAAGGTGGCCGGCGGCGGCAACCTGGTCACCGCGACCGCGTTCTTCCGCGAGGGCACCACGTATTACAAGGTGACCGACCGGGTCGCGGCCGAGGCGGCGAAGGACCTCACCGAGCTCAGCGACCGGCAGACGCTGGTGGTGCTGCGCACCCTGTTCCAGAGCATGAAGCTGCTGCACCGGGCCGGGATCGTGCACGGCGACCTGAAGCCGGCCAACGTGCTGCTGCAACGCTCCAGCACCGCGGACCTGTACACGGCCAAGATGATCGACTTCGACGACTCGTACCTGACCGGCGAGCCGCCGCCGCCCGACCAGATCGTCGGCGACCAGCTGTACGGCGCGCCCGAGTGGCTGCGCTACGTCAAGGAGGACCCCGAGGTCGCCGCCGACCACCTGACCCTGGCCTCGGACGTCTTCGCGCTCGGCCTGATGACCCACGTCTACCTGGTCGGCGAGCTGCCGGGGTACGACCGCGGCCGGTTCGGCGCGCCGTCGCAGGCGGTGTGGGCGGGGGAGCCGCTGGTGCTCTCCGGGCAGCTGCACCCGAAGACCCGGGACCTGATCGCGCGCATGGTGTCCGCCGACATCGCGGCCCGACCGGCGATCGAGGAGGTCATCACCGTCTTCCAGGACGAGAAGGTGGTCCAGATCGGCGGCGACACCCCCGCCGCGCCACCGCCATCGCGACCGTCGCCGTCCGGCGCGACGGCGCCGGCGGGCGGCCGCGTGAAGATCAACCTCGACGGTGCGCCGAGGCCCGCCGTTCCGTCGCCGGCCCGTCCCGCGGACGCGCCGCCGTCCCGCGTACGCATCAACTTCGACACCAAGTGA
- a CDS encoding PP2C family protein-serine/threonine phosphatase: MRLERGAEPSGSQQAVWAGETSRADVQCLGVWTEKRAGLGEDAEPTLLLRQSGNAGVLGVYDGMGGAGARLLGHTPDGRPVSHAFAASRLAHLTVQEHFTGGYHRQPSLEARLREVFDAARPPGGLKLRGTITKQLPTTLAVIDYSRPHKSGPRYAAARWAGDSRCYLLTPEWGLQQISRDDSIVDDPLETLMADQPLTNQVAAGLPFRIREEPMGPLPEPCVLLCATDGFFGYVPSPAIFEFELLRALGPAADAGDWGRKLAAWRRRTAGDDATLALVAIGFGGFRGLRSAFKHRFDQLYYEHAEPLRDLENAELDDAERRHRLAEYRHLSWTKYSGMYVARMAGRAS, encoded by the coding sequence TTGCGTCTCGAACGTGGTGCGGAGCCGAGCGGCAGCCAGCAGGCGGTGTGGGCGGGCGAGACCAGCCGGGCCGACGTGCAGTGCCTCGGCGTCTGGACCGAGAAGCGCGCCGGCCTGGGCGAGGACGCCGAGCCGACGCTGCTGCTGCGGCAGAGCGGCAACGCCGGCGTGCTCGGCGTCTACGACGGGATGGGCGGCGCCGGCGCCCGGCTGCTCGGGCACACCCCGGACGGCCGGCCGGTCAGTCACGCGTTCGCCGCGTCCCGGCTGGCTCACCTCACCGTGCAGGAGCACTTCACCGGTGGCTACCACAGGCAGCCGTCGCTCGAGGCGCGGCTGCGCGAGGTCTTCGACGCGGCCCGCCCGCCCGGCGGGCTGAAACTGCGCGGCACCATCACCAAGCAACTGCCGACCACGCTCGCCGTGATCGACTACTCACGTCCGCACAAGTCCGGGCCGCGGTACGCCGCCGCCCGGTGGGCCGGCGACTCGCGGTGCTACCTGCTCACCCCGGAATGGGGCCTGCAGCAGATCAGCCGGGACGACTCGATCGTGGACGATCCGCTGGAGACCCTGATGGCCGACCAGCCGCTGACCAACCAGGTGGCGGCCGGTCTGCCCTTCCGGATCCGCGAGGAGCCGATGGGTCCACTGCCCGAGCCGTGCGTGCTGCTCTGTGCCACCGACGGCTTCTTCGGCTACGTGCCCAGCCCGGCGATATTCGAGTTCGAGCTGCTGCGGGCGCTCGGGCCGGCCGCCGACGCCGGAGACTGGGGCCGGAAGCTGGCCGCGTGGCGACGCCGGACGGCCGGCGACGACGCCACGCTCGCGCTCGTCGCGATCGGCTTCGGCGGCTTCCGCGGGCTGCGGTCGGCCTTCAAGCATCGCTTCGACCAGCTCTATTACGAGCACGCGGAGCCGCTGCGCGATCTGGAGAACGCCGAGCTGGACGACGCCGAACGCCGGCACCGGCTGGCGGAGTACCGGCACCTGTCCTGGACGAAGTACAGCGGAATGTATGTGGCACGGATGGCCGGGAGGGCCTCGTGA
- a CDS encoding discoidin domain-containing protein, whose protein sequence is MKRVSYRLGTAVLATALGLTTGAASASAHRPGGPPAAQVWVTTVDRSELLHQRAPVTFGRQASQQPTIVVDPTRTYQRMDGFGASITDSSAAVLSGLAPAVREQTLRSLFDPRQGIGVSFLRQPVGSSDFTAAAQHYTYDDVPAGQTDYALRQFSIRHDRERILPLLREARRLNPRLTVMATPWSPPAWMKTTGSLVGGRLKDDPKIYDAYARYLVRFVTAYAAAGVPIDYLSVQNEPQNRTPSGYPGTDLPVRQEAAVIERLGPLLRAAGQRTRILAYDHNWTTHPGDVAGTPPGESPETDYPYQLLSGPAARWIAGTAYHCYSGDPSAQTALHDAFPDKGIWFTECSGSHGATDPPAKFFRDTLVWHARTIAIGTTRHWAKSVVNWNIALDSTGGPHLGGCDTCTGLVTAQPDGAVTTNAEYYTVGHLSKFVRPGAVRVASTSFGTTGWNGQIMDVAFRNPDGSTALVVHNENDEPRTFAVAAGDRAFEYTLPGGALATFTWPYDPALEPRLRQVPLTGATVTATPAGESPAAAVDDDASTRWSSGQAQEPGQYLQVDLARAASFRRVAIDSGGNLGDYARGWQLTGSLDGVHWHTLATGTGTGQLTTVDLGRTRARYLRVTTTAAAGNWWSVADLRLYA, encoded by the coding sequence ATGAAGAGAGTCAGCTACCGGCTCGGGACGGCGGTCCTGGCCACCGCCCTCGGCCTGACGACCGGCGCCGCGAGCGCCTCCGCCCACCGCCCCGGCGGCCCGCCTGCGGCACAGGTCTGGGTCACCACGGTGGACCGGTCGGAGCTGCTGCACCAGCGGGCGCCGGTCACCTTCGGACGGCAGGCCTCGCAGCAGCCGACCATCGTGGTCGACCCGACCCGCACCTACCAGCGGATGGACGGCTTCGGCGCGTCGATCACCGACTCGTCGGCCGCGGTGCTGTCCGGACTGGCTCCCGCGGTCCGCGAGCAGACCCTGCGCTCGCTGTTCGACCCGCGGCAGGGGATCGGCGTGAGCTTCCTGCGGCAACCGGTCGGCTCGTCGGACTTCACCGCGGCCGCCCAGCACTACACCTACGACGACGTGCCGGCCGGGCAGACCGACTACGCGCTGCGGCAGTTCAGCATCCGGCACGACCGGGAGCGGATCCTGCCGCTGCTGCGCGAGGCACGGCGGCTCAACCCGCGGCTGACCGTGATGGCCACCCCGTGGAGCCCGCCGGCCTGGATGAAGACCACCGGCTCGCTGGTCGGCGGTCGGCTCAAGGACGACCCGAAGATCTACGACGCGTACGCCCGCTACCTGGTCAGGTTCGTCACCGCGTACGCCGCCGCGGGCGTGCCGATCGACTACCTGTCGGTGCAGAACGAGCCGCAGAACCGCACGCCGTCCGGTTACCCCGGCACCGACCTGCCGGTACGCCAGGAGGCCGCGGTGATCGAGCGTCTCGGTCCCCTGCTGCGCGCCGCCGGCCAGCGCACCCGGATCCTCGCCTACGACCACAACTGGACCACCCACCCCGGTGACGTGGCCGGCACCCCGCCCGGCGAGAGCCCGGAGACCGACTACCCCTATCAGCTGCTGTCCGGACCGGCCGCCCGGTGGATCGCCGGCACCGCGTACCACTGCTACTCCGGTGACCCGAGCGCGCAGACGGCCCTGCACGACGCGTTCCCGGACAAGGGGATCTGGTTCACCGAGTGCTCCGGCTCGCACGGCGCGACCGACCCGCCGGCCAAGTTCTTCCGCGACACCCTGGTCTGGCACGCCCGGACCATCGCGATCGGCACCACGCGCCACTGGGCCAAGTCGGTGGTGAACTGGAACATCGCGCTGGACAGCACCGGCGGGCCACACCTGGGCGGCTGCGACACCTGCACCGGCCTGGTCACCGCCCAGCCGGACGGCGCGGTCACCACCAACGCGGAGTACTACACCGTCGGGCACCTGTCGAAGTTCGTCCGGCCCGGCGCGGTCCGGGTGGCCAGCACCTCGTTCGGCACCACCGGCTGGAACGGGCAGATCATGGACGTGGCGTTCCGCAACCCGGACGGGTCGACCGCGCTGGTGGTGCACAACGAGAACGACGAGCCGCGCACCTTCGCCGTCGCCGCCGGTGACCGGGCGTTCGAGTACACCCTGCCCGGCGGGGCGCTGGCCACCTTCACCTGGCCGTACGACCCGGCGCTGGAGCCGCGGCTGCGACAGGTGCCGCTGACCGGGGCGACCGTCACCGCCACCCCGGCCGGCGAGTCCCCGGCGGCCGCCGTCGACGACGACGCGTCCACCCGGTGGAGCAGCGGCCAGGCCCAGGAGCCGGGCCAGTACCTCCAGGTGGACCTGGCGCGCGCGGCGTCGTTCCGGCGGGTGGCCATCGACAGCGGCGGCAACCTGGGCGACTACGCCCGCGGCTGGCAGCTGACCGGCAGCCTGGACGGCGTGCACTGGCACACCCTGGCCACCGGGACCGGGACCGGCCAGCTCACCACCGTCGACCTCGGCCGGACCCGGGCACGCTACCTGCGGGTCACCACCACCGCCGCGGCCGGGAACTGGTGGAGCGTCGCCGACCTGCGTCTCTATGCCTGA
- a CDS encoding LacI family DNA-binding transcriptional regulator, with translation MPELPRRRATVRDIAAATGLSIATVSRALNNHAHVAPHTRELVRQAIDRHGTSGSTTIYLRCPYQLTDYFGLIVSAVAETVKRHGHQVLLDAGEAGQAEPVLPRLPGRPGVDGAILILPPEQGEDLEALRDSGFPFVVIDPRTPMPRDIPAVSAAHFAGARSVSEHLVGLGHRRIGVLAGPHNWLAGRARLAGHTSALADVGVLPDPALVRSAEPTVEFGHRAAAELLGLPDPPTALVGFNDKAAVGALAAAAERGLRVPADLSVTGFDDIDLAQATSPRLTTVRQPLLEMGRMAVGLLVRLLEKHELDALHVELATELVVRDSTGPVTT, from the coding sequence ATGCCTGAGCTGCCGCGCCGGCGGGCCACGGTCCGCGACATCGCGGCGGCGACCGGCCTGTCGATCGCCACGGTGTCGCGGGCGCTCAACAACCACGCGCACGTCGCCCCGCACACGCGGGAGCTGGTCCGGCAGGCGATCGACCGGCACGGCACGAGCGGGTCGACGACCATCTATCTGCGGTGCCCGTACCAGCTCACGGATTACTTCGGGCTGATCGTGTCGGCGGTGGCCGAGACCGTGAAGCGGCACGGCCACCAGGTGCTCCTCGACGCCGGTGAGGCCGGTCAGGCGGAGCCGGTGCTGCCCCGGCTGCCCGGCCGTCCCGGCGTCGACGGCGCGATCCTGATCCTGCCGCCGGAGCAGGGCGAGGATCTGGAGGCGCTGCGCGACTCCGGATTCCCGTTCGTGGTGATCGACCCCCGGACGCCGATGCCGCGCGACATCCCGGCGGTCTCGGCCGCCCACTTCGCCGGCGCGCGCAGCGTCAGCGAGCACCTGGTCGGCCTCGGGCACCGGCGGATCGGCGTGCTGGCCGGCCCGCACAACTGGCTGGCCGGGCGGGCTCGCCTGGCCGGGCACACGTCGGCACTGGCCGACGTCGGCGTGCTGCCCGACCCCGCGCTGGTCCGCTCGGCCGAGCCGACCGTCGAATTCGGTCACCGGGCCGCCGCCGAGCTGCTCGGGCTGCCCGACCCGCCGACCGCGCTGGTCGGCTTCAACGACAAGGCCGCGGTCGGCGCGCTGGCCGCGGCCGCCGAGCGCGGGCTGCGGGTGCCGGCTGACCTGTCGGTGACCGGGTTCGACGACATCGACCTGGCCCAGGCCACCAGCCCCCGGCTGACCACGGTCCGGCAGCCGCTGCTGGAGATGGGCCGGATGGCGGTCGGCCTGCTGGTCCGGCTGTTGGAGAAGCACGAGCTCGACGCGCTGCACGTGGAACTGGCCACCGAGCTGGTGGTCCGCGACTCGACCGGCCCGGTCACGACGTGA
- a CDS encoding GAP family protein, whose translation MDLALLGSLAALALIDSTSFGTLLIPLWLLLHPGSLRAGRILVFLGTVAAFYYAVGVAVALGADAVLPQLSRVLATPAAMWTQLVAGVALFFWSFRMSPGGGLPRWRDRALADDRGATGLAVLALAAAAAELTTMLPYLAAIGLLTTSGLPTAQVAVVMAGYCVLMIVPALVLLAARLAAGDRVTRLLTRFSDRMAKSNTLAWIVGIVGFLLANDAAARLGLTS comes from the coding sequence ATGGACCTCGCGCTTCTCGGCTCGCTCGCTGCGCTCGCCTTGATCGATTCCACCAGCTTCGGCACGTTGCTGATCCCGCTCTGGTTGCTGCTGCATCCCGGGTCGCTGCGGGCGGGCCGCATCCTGGTCTTTTTGGGTACGGTCGCCGCCTTCTACTACGCGGTCGGCGTGGCCGTGGCGCTCGGCGCCGACGCGGTCCTGCCGCAGCTCAGCCGGGTGCTCGCCACCCCGGCCGCGATGTGGACGCAGCTGGTCGCCGGGGTGGCGCTGTTCTTCTGGAGTTTCCGGATGTCCCCCGGCGGAGGCCTGCCACGCTGGCGGGACCGTGCCCTCGCCGACGACCGCGGCGCCACGGGACTGGCGGTGCTGGCCCTGGCCGCGGCCGCCGCGGAGCTGACCACGATGCTGCCCTATCTGGCCGCGATCGGCCTGCTGACCACGTCCGGCCTGCCGACCGCCCAGGTCGCCGTGGTGATGGCCGGCTATTGCGTGCTGATGATCGTCCCGGCCCTGGTCCTGCTGGCCGCCCGGCTGGCTGCCGGTGACCGGGTGACCAGGCTGCTGACCAGGTTCAGCGACCGGATGGCGAAGAGCAACACGCTCGCCTGGATCGTCGGCATCGTCGGCTTCCTGCTGGCCAACGACGCCGCCGCCCGGTTGGGCCTCACGTCGTGA
- a CDS encoding sensor histidine kinase: protein MSPVEIRDRWRRNTRLQDVGTAVATFVAGLAFNLIGLTGIWTNAPRIGDVPSWWHTVLLAIGCLGMLGKRRHPLAALGVGTAATVADGVIGGSVALVLVLFDVLFAVGQHASARARTAVTTAVFVMIGTAGVVGGLATGEFRVAVFIGLNLTTLLFVPLWWSANVRQQRQLGLLDAERTAREAVVAERAAMARDLHDVIAAHLSTTVIHSGAALARPPDSDRDRDTLRAVRTSSLAALEEMRSMIMLLRADDPAAADPTLPGGLDRLPDLVASAEAGGLRIDADLSEVPGLPAVVGHAVYGIAREALTNAAKHAPGSDVRLDLRPAGDLVIMTVTNTVLGPGALDHQALSAGTGLTSIRERAALLGGELTAGREGTDFTVRATLPRHPAGARS from the coding sequence ATGAGTCCCGTGGAAATCCGGGATCGCTGGCGGCGCAACACCCGCCTTCAGGACGTCGGCACCGCCGTCGCGACGTTCGTGGCGGGACTGGCGTTCAACCTCATCGGCCTGACCGGGATCTGGACGAACGCGCCCCGCATCGGCGACGTCCCGTCGTGGTGGCACACCGTGCTGCTGGCGATCGGTTGTCTCGGCATGCTCGGCAAGCGCCGCCACCCGCTGGCCGCCCTCGGCGTCGGCACGGCCGCGACGGTCGCCGACGGCGTGATCGGCGGCAGCGTCGCCCTGGTCCTGGTGCTGTTCGACGTCCTTTTCGCGGTCGGGCAGCACGCCTCGGCCCGCGCCCGGACCGCCGTGACCACCGCCGTCTTCGTGATGATCGGCACCGCCGGGGTGGTCGGTGGTCTGGCCACCGGCGAGTTCCGGGTGGCTGTCTTCATCGGTCTCAACTTGACCACTTTGCTCTTCGTGCCGCTGTGGTGGTCGGCCAACGTGCGCCAGCAGCGGCAGCTCGGCTTGCTCGACGCGGAGCGCACCGCGCGCGAGGCGGTCGTCGCCGAGCGCGCCGCGATGGCCCGTGACCTGCACGACGTGATCGCCGCGCACCTGTCCACCACGGTGATCCACTCCGGTGCGGCGCTGGCCCGCCCACCCGACAGTGACCGGGATCGGGACACCCTGCGAGCGGTCCGGACCAGCAGCCTCGCCGCCCTGGAGGAGATGCGCTCGATGATCATGCTATTGCGGGCGGACGACCCGGCCGCCGCCGATCCGACCCTGCCGGGCGGCCTCGACCGGCTACCCGATCTGGTCGCCTCGGCGGAGGCCGGAGGCCTGCGGATCGACGCCGACCTGAGCGAGGTCCCCGGGCTGCCGGCGGTCGTGGGGCATGCCGTCTACGGGATCGCACGCGAGGCGCTGACCAATGCGGCCAAGCACGCTCCCGGTTCGGACGTGCGGCTCGATCTGCGCCCGGCCGGTGACCTGGTGATCATGACGGTGACCAACACCGTGCTCGGGCCGGGCGCGCTCGATCATCAGGCGCTCAGTGCGGGGACCGGGTTGACCTCCATCCGCGAGCGGGCCGCGCTGCTCGGCGGCGAGCTGACCGCGGGCCGGGAGGGGACGGATTTCACGGTGCGGGCGACACTCCCCCGCCATCCGGCCGGGGCCAGGTCGTGA
- a CDS encoding response regulator codes for MRLMLEQADDIVVVGEAADGVIAIRQTAALRPDVVLMDIRMPHTNGITATRAITEAGTAEVLILTTFDLDDYLFGALRAGAAGFLLKSVEPSVLIDAVRRVASGDGFLAPEVTRRLLTAFVAATPAPPVVTAAPALAELTERERDVLAALGRGLSNADLAAALAISEATAKTHVSRVLGKLGCTSRVQAAILAKEAGMA; via the coding sequence ATGCGGCTCATGCTGGAGCAGGCCGACGACATCGTGGTGGTGGGTGAGGCCGCCGACGGGGTGATCGCGATCCGGCAGACGGCGGCGCTGCGTCCGGACGTCGTGCTGATGGACATCCGGATGCCGCACACCAACGGGATCACCGCGACGCGGGCGATCACCGAGGCCGGGACGGCCGAGGTGCTGATCCTGACCACGTTCGACCTCGACGACTACCTGTTCGGGGCGTTGCGTGCCGGGGCGGCCGGGTTCCTGCTGAAATCGGTCGAGCCGTCCGTGCTGATCGACGCGGTGCGACGGGTGGCGAGCGGCGACGGGTTCCTGGCGCCGGAGGTGACCCGGCGGCTCCTCACCGCCTTCGTCGCGGCCACGCCGGCGCCGCCGGTGGTGACGGCGGCTCCGGCCCTGGCCGAGCTGACCGAGCGGGAGCGGGACGTACTCGCCGCGCTCGGCCGAGGCCTGTCCAACGCCGACCTGGCCGCCGCGCTGGCGATCAGCGAGGCGACCGCGAAAACGCACGTCTCGCGGGTGCTGGGCAAACTCGGTTGCACGTCCCGGGTGCAGGCCGCGATCTTGGCGAAGGAGGCCGGGATGGCGTGA
- a CDS encoding DMT family transporter: MSVSAVPADRVRPALPVVAAVVVTVTAWASAFVAIRAVHAHFAAGPLALGRLLTGAVALTIALLATRTWVKPTAREWGLVAGCGVVWFGLYNVALNAAEQRLDAGTSAMLVNVGPILIALLAGAFLGEGFPRSLLLGAGVAFGGVLLIGFAGGGATAADPVGVALCLLSAAAWAVGVTLQKPALRRLPALQVTQMACVIGMITTLPFAGGLAHDLRSATAGSIAGVVYLGLVPTALAFGTWAYALSRMNAGRLGVTTYLVPPLTILLAWPILSETPQALALVGGAIALGGVALSRRR, encoded by the coding sequence ATGTCCGTCTCTGCCGTCCCCGCCGACCGCGTCCGCCCCGCCCTGCCCGTAGTCGCCGCCGTCGTGGTCACCGTCACCGCCTGGGCCTCCGCCTTCGTGGCGATCCGCGCCGTGCACGCCCACTTCGCCGCCGGCCCGCTCGCCCTCGGCCGCCTGCTCACCGGTGCTGTCGCGCTCACGATCGCCCTGCTCGCCACCCGCACCTGGGTTAAGCCGACCGCCCGGGAGTGGGGTCTGGTGGCCGGCTGCGGGGTCGTCTGGTTCGGCCTCTACAACGTCGCCCTGAACGCCGCCGAGCAGCGCCTGGACGCCGGAACGTCGGCCATGCTGGTCAACGTCGGACCGATTCTGATCGCGTTGCTGGCGGGCGCGTTCCTCGGTGAGGGCTTCCCGCGCAGCCTGCTGCTCGGCGCCGGGGTGGCCTTCGGCGGCGTGCTGCTGATCGGGTTCGCCGGGGGCGGGGCGACCGCGGCCGACCCGGTCGGGGTGGCGCTCTGCCTGCTCTCCGCGGCGGCCTGGGCGGTCGGCGTGACCCTCCAGAAGCCCGCGCTGCGACGGCTGCCCGCGCTCCAGGTCACCCAGATGGCCTGCGTGATCGGCATGATCACCACGCTGCCGTTCGCCGGTGGTCTGGCGCACGACCTGCGCTCGGCGACGGCCGGGTCGATCGCCGGGGTGGTCTACCTGGGCCTGGTGCCGACCGCGCTGGCGTTCGGCACCTGGGCCTACGCCCTGTCCCGGATGAACGCCGGTCGCCTCGGCGTCACCACCTACCTGGTGCCGCCACTGACCATCCTGCTGGCCTGGCCGATCCTGTCCGAGACGCCCCAGGCGCTGGCGCTGGTCGGCGGCGCGATAGCCCTCGGCGGCGTGGCCCTGTCCCGCCGCCGCTGA
- a CDS encoding GNAT family N-acetyltransferase produces MTVVRTIATADLTASDRTRLRDLLDDAFGGDFDDHAWEHALGGLHILVTVDGTMIAHGSVVQRRILHQGKSYRCGYVEAVAVHPAHQRRGFATALMAEAERIIDHGYALGALSASAAALNLYLGRGWRRWPGGTAVLAPAGVMRTEEDDDSTLVRPVTGGAVLNEAALLICDWRDGDVW; encoded by the coding sequence ATGACTGTTGTGCGCACGATCGCCACGGCGGACCTGACCGCGAGCGACCGCACCCGGCTTCGGGACCTGCTCGACGACGCGTTCGGCGGCGACTTCGACGACCACGCCTGGGAGCACGCGCTCGGCGGACTGCACATCCTGGTCACCGTGGACGGCACGATGATCGCGCACGGCTCGGTGGTGCAGCGGCGGATCCTGCACCAGGGCAAGTCGTACCGGTGCGGTTACGTGGAGGCGGTCGCCGTGCACCCGGCGCATCAGCGGCGCGGGTTCGCCACCGCGCTGATGGCCGAGGCCGAGCGGATCATCGACCACGGGTACGCCCTCGGCGCCCTGTCCGCCTCCGCCGCAGCCCTCAACCTCTACCTCGGGCGGGGCTGGCGGCGCTGGCCGGGCGGCACCGCGGTGCTCGCGCCGGCCGGGGTGATGCGGACCGAGGAGGACGACGACAGCACGCTGGTACGCCCGGTGACGGGCGGCGCCGTGCTCAACGAGGCCGCCCTGCTGATCTGCGACTGGCGCGACGGCGACGTCTGGTGA
- a CDS encoding serine hydrolase domain-containing protein, which yields MLQQKLTEIAQAHGVPGMAAGILHGDRIAYASHGVTNLASPQPVDEHTLFHLASVTKTFTATALVRLAAAGRLDLSAPVRDHVPELRLADPGSAAEITVHQLLNHTAGLEWNLVDGEQTTLAGFVAELERLPIIARPGTRASYSQAGYNLAGLVIERVTGLAYEKVVDDLVLRPAGLERTCFGLDEVVRHRFAIGHNPDADGTLRPARPWGSWPAGARANNPGGGLASSVSDLLRWARHHLDSADLRAMTEPTVTLRASTLGDAFGICWFLRDIDGVRVIGHGGSGNGQFAELLIVPSHDFAVVSLANAGPAGYPANQEMLAWALADRLGLRPREPQPLAYDESRAHEIAGRYELDAMDLEIATDGAGLTLAVGIKPAIRQASEVDMPPDYPAAALGLLPDDEYVITEGGLAGQRGYLTRDADGTVIGADLAGRLFRRVR from the coding sequence ATGCTCCAGCAGAAGCTGACCGAGATCGCACAGGCGCACGGCGTGCCCGGCATGGCCGCCGGGATCCTGCACGGCGACCGGATCGCCTATGCGTCACACGGCGTCACCAACCTGGCGAGCCCCCAGCCGGTCGACGAGCACACCCTGTTCCACCTTGCCTCGGTCACCAAGACGTTCACCGCCACCGCGCTGGTCCGGCTCGCCGCGGCCGGCCGGCTCGACCTGTCCGCGCCGGTCCGCGACCACGTGCCGGAGCTGCGGCTCGCCGACCCGGGCAGCGCCGCCGAGATCACCGTGCACCAGCTGCTCAACCACACCGCCGGCCTGGAGTGGAACCTGGTGGACGGCGAGCAGACCACCCTGGCCGGGTTCGTCGCCGAGCTGGAGCGGCTGCCGATCATCGCCCGGCCCGGGACCCGCGCGTCGTACAGTCAGGCCGGCTACAACCTGGCCGGGCTGGTCATCGAGAGGGTGACCGGGTTGGCGTACGAAAAGGTGGTCGACGATCTCGTGCTGCGGCCCGCAGGCTTGGAGCGGACCTGTTTCGGGCTGGACGAGGTCGTCCGGCACCGGTTCGCGATCGGGCACAACCCCGACGCCGACGGCACCCTGCGACCCGCCCGGCCGTGGGGGTCGTGGCCGGCCGGCGCCCGCGCCAACAACCCCGGCGGCGGCCTCGCGTCCAGCGTGAGCGACCTGCTGCGCTGGGCCCGGCACCACCTCGACTCGGCCGACCTGCGCGCCATGACCGAGCCGACCGTGACGCTGCGCGCCAGCACGCTGGGTGACGCGTTCGGGATCTGCTGGTTCCTGCGCGACATCGACGGCGTCCGCGTCATCGGGCACGGCGGGTCCGGAAACGGTCAGTTCGCCGAGCTGCTGATCGTGCCCAGCCACGACTTCGCGGTCGTCAGCCTCGCCAACGCCGGCCCGGCCGGCTATCCGGCGAACCAGGAGATGCTCGCCTGGGCCCTGGCGGACCGCCTCGGGTTGCGGCCGCGAGAGCCACAACCGCTTGCGTACGACGAGAGCCGCGCCCACGAGATCGCCGGTCGCTACGAGCTGGACGCCATGGACCTGGAGATCGCCACCGACGGCGCCGGACTGACCCTCGCCGTGGGGATCAAACCGGCCATCCGGCAGGCGTCCGAGGTGGACATGCCACCGGACTATCCGGCCGCCGCGCTCGGGCTGCTCCCCGACGACGAGTACGTGATCACCGAGGGCGGCCTGGCCGGGCAGCGTGGATACCTCACCCGGGACGCCGACGGCACGGTGATCGGCGCGGACCTGGCCGGGCGCCTGTTCCGCCGGGTGCGGTGA